Below is a window of Candidatus Methylomirabilota bacterium DNA.
GATGTTACGGGAGGGTCAGCGCCTCAAGGTCATCGCCGTCAAGGGCAAGCAGATCTGCGACTTCTGGGCGTTCAATCCGACCGACCCCACGGAATTCCTGTCGATGAGCTATACCCGCTCCTCCCTGCGGCACCTCAAGATCCAGGTCGGTAAGCCTCTCCACAACAACAAGCGCCAACCGATCCTCCTGCTGGAGGAGGACACGCTGGGGGTCCACGACATGCTCGTGGCTGCCTGCGATCCCCTTCGGTACCTGGAGCTCGGAGCGGCTCCCGATCACCGCAGTTGCAAGATGAACGCTCTGGAGGCCATCGCGACGTTCTCGGTGCATCCTCCGGTATTCCCCGACCCGCTGAACCTCTTCCAGAATACGCCCGCGGATGAAAAGGGCGCCCTCCAGTATGGAGAGTCTCTCGCCAAGCCCGGCGATTACGTGTTGTTCCGGGCTCTGCGTCCCCTCCTGGCCGTCGGGTCGGCCTGTCCCTTCGATCTGAATCCCGCCGCAACCACGGAACGCACGGAGATCCTCTTCGAGGTCTACGACGAGTAGTCAGCGAGAGTAAGGAGGCCGGTCGTCAGGACTGTCTGGCCACGGCGGCGCGCTTGGCCGCGCGCGCGTCGCGGGCCGCCTTCCACCGTGGCTGGTCGCAGATCCGTCCGAGAAACTCGATCACCGCGTGAGCGGCCAGGTAAGACGTGATCCCGGTCGGCACGTCGAGGAGGGGGTTGACCTCGACCAGGTCGAAGCCGACGACCTCCGTGTGCTCGGCCAGCGCCGTGAAGGTGTCGCGGAGCTGCGCGTAGCTCATCCCGTTGGGCTCCGCCGAGACGCAGCCGGGCACCAGCGGCATGTCCAGCACGTCGACGTCGATGCTCACGTAGACCTTGGCGCCCTTCGGGAGGGCTTCCACCACTCCCCGCCAGGTCACGTCCTGGAACTCCTGCATGGTGAGGACCCGGTTGCCGTCCCGCAGGGAATCCTCCATCGTCTCCCGCGTGTTCCGGAGGCTCCGGATGCCGATCTGGGTGAGGCTCCGAACGTGGGGCATCTTCGTGATGTGCCGGAAGGCGTGACCGTTGGTCATCTCGAGGCCGTGGATGAACGGCGCGTAGTCGAGGTGGGCGTCGAAGTGGACGACGTGGAGCGGCTCGGAGAAGGCCCGGACCACCGGGAAGCTGATGGCGTGGTCGCCTCCCAGGACCACCGGGAGCGCGCCCCGGTCGAGCAGCGCCCGGGTGAGCGCGGTGATGTTGTGGAAGGTGTCGACGATGTTGGTGGGGAGCACGGCGGCATCGCCCGCGTCGGCGATCCGGCCCTGGGCCATCTCGGGCTCCAGGTAGAGGCGCCGGGTCTGCGGGTCGTAGACACCGGGGCCCCGGGTGCCGAACCGCATCGAGTGCTCGCGGATGCCCCGGGGGCCGAAGCGCGAGCCGGGCAGGTAGGGCGAGCCCTCGTCGGTCGGCGCGCCCATGATCGCGACGTCGGCGTCGAGCTTGTCGAGGTCGGTGCACAGGGCCGACCGGAGGAAGGTGGGGATGCCGACGAAGGGATAGTGGACGTGAGCGCGCTCGGGGTGGGGGTGTGCGTATGACATGTTCTCGCCTCCCTGCCGGGCCGGGACGGCCGCAGCGGACGGACCGTTAGCCGATCTGACCGGCGTGGGCCAGCGCGCCGATCAGGTTCAGGATGAGCCGGGCCGCGAGCAGGCTCGTCATGTTCCCGACGTCGAGGCTCGGGACCACCTCCACGAAGTCGTACCCGACGACCCGCCCCTTCCGGGCGAGCCCCTTGATCAGGTTGGTGACCTCGTAGTATGTGACGCCTCCCGGGGCCGGGCCGGCCACGCCGGGGGCGATCGTCGGGTCGAGCCCGTCGGCGTCGATGGTGAGGTAGTAGCGCTCGCCGTCGGGGATCCGCTTGAGGACCTCCTCGATCCCTACTCGGTGCAGCTCCTCCGCCCCCACCAGGATGCTCCCGTAGGCCCGGGCCGCGTCGACCTCCGCCTTCCGCGCGCTGCCGAACCCGCGCAGCCCGATCTGCGCCATCCCCTTGACCCACGGCATCTCGGAGGCCCGGCGCAGCGGACTGCTGAGGCCTTCCCGGATCCCCTCGATGTCGTCCCGCCAGTCGAGGTGGGCGTCGACGTGGGCCACGAAGATCGGGCCGTGCCCCTGATACCCCCGCAGGACGGGGATCGGGATCGAGTGCTCGCCTCCCAGCACGAGCGGGATCGCCCCCTGGCTCACGATCGTCGCGATCGCGGCGGTGGCGACGCGCTGGCTCTCGTCGAACCGCCCGAGCAGGTCGGGGACGTCGCCGCAGTCGACGATCTTGACCTGACGGCCGGCCAGGAGATCGCCGTCGAAGTCGAAGTCGTAGTGGGTCCGGTACGACGCCGCGTAGCGCAGGGACTGCTCGCGAATGGTCTGGGGCGCGGTGCTGCAGATGGCCGATCGGTTCAGGGTGTAGGAGGCCATCCCGTACGGGACGCCGATGACGGCGAGGTGGGCGTCCAGGCGGTCCAAGTCCTCGCAGCGCGGCGCGTCCAGGAACGTCGCGCGGCCCGAGGGTACCGGCTTGAGCGTCACAGCCATCGCGTGCTCTCCTCTCCGGAGCTAGAGTTCGACCTGGAAGAGCCGGGGGCCGAGCATGCCGAGCAGGAGCTCGGTGGACATGATCACGGATCGGCCGGTCGGATCGATCCGGGGCGAGACCTCCACGAAGTCCATGGCTCCCACCGGGTACCGGGACAGGACCCGGAGGATCTCGAGGAGCATGCCCGGCGTGATGGCGTCGTTGACCACCGACCCCGTGGCCGGGAAGAAGCCGGTGTCGATGAAGTCGATGTCGACCGACAGGTAGATGTACTCGCAGCCGGCGCTGGCCCGCTCGCCGGCCTGGCGCGCGACCTCCGCCGGGCCCCGGGCGTGGACGTCGAGCGCCGTGAACACCCGGGCTCCGTTCCGCTCGATCGTGCGGACTTGCTCTTCCGACACCCAGCCCTGGATGCCGATCCACACCATGTTGGCCGGGCTTACGATCTCGATCTCGGAGATCCGGCGCGCGTTGGTCCCGTGGTTGTACTTTCCCCAGGCGGCCACCTCGTCACCGAAGTCCAGGTGGCCGTCGATGTGGATGTAGCCGACCCGCGCCCTCGGCCGCACCTCCTGGACGGCCCGGCAGTACCCGAGGCACGAGGGGTAGCCCACGTAGTGGTCGCCGCCCAGACAGACCGAGAACCCGCCCCGCCGGACCACCTCGTACACCCCGCCGGCGATGCCCTCCGTCGTTCGCGTCACGTCCGACGGGTAGACGTTGAAGTCGCCGACATCGACCAGCCGGCTGTCCCGATGCGGCCGGAGCCGCGCGCCGGTGGCCACTTCCACCAGGCCGTCGTCGGGAGCGTTGGCGAGCTTCCGCGCGAACGCGAGCGATCCCTCGCGGATCCCCCGTGGACCCATCCGCGTCCCGAACCGGCTCGTGTGCGTGCTGTCGTGCGGCGCTCCCCCGATGACGACCGTGCCCGGCCTGACCTGGTCCAGCCCCACCAGCGGCGCGGCCAGGAACGTCGCCGCCCCCGGCCTACCGCGAACCGACCCGTCCCCTTCCATGTCGAGGCCTCCGTAACGCCCGGGCTACCCGCCGTGTCCGGCGGCGAAGATCTTCGGGTAGGCGAAGCGCAGCACCAGGTGCGCACCGAAGCGCTGGCCGGTCTTCCCCAGGCTCATCACCTCGACGAGGGGGTTCAGCCCGCACAGGTCAAGCGCGCCGACGGGGGCCCGGGCGAAGACGTCCATGGCCTTCCACACGTCGTCGTTCCGCAGCCCGTCGAACTGCGGGATTCCCGTCATCGCCACGTACCCTCCGTCGACGACGTCCATGTCCACGCTGACGTAGATCCCGTCGCAGCTCCGACCGGCGATCTCCACCGCCTCGGCCGCCACCGCCTCGATGCCCCGGCGCCGCACGTCGTCGGGGGTGAAGAGCCGGGCGTCCAGCGTTCGGGCCAGCTCCCACTCCGGAAGCCGCACGTAGCCGTTCGTCCCGATCCAGACCAGATTCCGGGGCTGCACCGCACCGGCGTCGAGGATGCGGCGGACGGTGGCGCCCCGCCAGACCCGCCCGTACACGGGGTCCTCGTCACCCAGGTCCAGCCGGCTGGAGAGCTGGATGTAGCCGACGCCGCGCCCACCGGCCGCCACCACCGCGTCCCGGTACCCGAGGACGAGCGGGTAGCTGATGAAGTGGTCGCCGCCGAGAAACACCGGCACCGCCCGCTGCCCCACGATCCGCCGGCAGGCGTCCCGCAGGAGGCGCTCCGTCTCGGCCCAGTCCACGTGCGACAGGGACAGGTCGCCCAGGTCCCGGAGTTTCCCGTGGACCACCTTCGGGTCCACCCGCTCGCGGCTGTCGATCTCGATCAGGGCGCCGCCGCCGGCGTTCGTGTGCCCCCAGTAGTAGATCGAGCTCTCGCGGTAGGCCCGCGGCGCCAGGAGCGGGCCCCGCTTGGCTGGGGTCGCCGTCTCGTAAGGCACCCCCACGATGGCGACCGCACCCGCCTCGAGGCGGTCGATCGACCCCCGCGGCGCGCGGGCGAAGGTCAGGATGCCGGCGGTCCTGACGAGCGGGCCCTTGCGGATCGGCATGACCGGCTACTCGACCTCGAAGATCCGGGGCGTCAGGATCTTCAGGAGCGCCTGGGTGGCGAGCCGCGGGCTTCGGCCCGAGGGGTCCAGGGACGGAGCCGTCTCGACGAAGTCCATGGACCCGATCGGATACCGGGCCAGCGGCTCCAGGATCCTGAAGAGCGTCTGGGCCGTCATGGCTCCCATGGTGACCGATCCCGTGCCGTCGAAGAAGCCCGCGTCGATCACGTCGATGTCGAAGCTCACGTAGATGGAGTCGCAGCCCTTGATCGCCAGGTCGCCGGCCCGGCGTCCCACCTCGGCCGGCCCCA
It encodes the following:
- a CDS encoding urea carboxylase-associated family protein — translated: MTKSRQPATEVLIPARHGGAVMLREGQRLKVIAVKGKQICDFWAFNPTDPTEFLSMSYTRSSLRHLKIQVGKPLHNNKRQPILLLEEDTLGVHDMLVAACDPLRYLELGAAPDHRSCKMNALEAIATFSVHPPVFPDPLNLFQNTPADEKGALQYGESLAKPGDYVLFRALRPLLAVGSACPFDLNPAATTERTEILFEVYDE
- a CDS encoding arginase family protein, whose amino-acid sequence is MSYAHPHPERAHVHYPFVGIPTFLRSALCTDLDKLDADVAIMGAPTDEGSPYLPGSRFGPRGIREHSMRFGTRGPGVYDPQTRRLYLEPEMAQGRIADAGDAAVLPTNIVDTFHNITALTRALLDRGALPVVLGGDHAISFPVVRAFSEPLHVVHFDAHLDYAPFIHGLEMTNGHAFRHITKMPHVRSLTQIGIRSLRNTRETMEDSLRDGNRVLTMQEFQDVTWRGVVEALPKGAKVYVSIDVDVLDMPLVPGCVSAEPNGMSYAQLRDTFTALAEHTEVVGFDLVEVNPLLDVPTGITSYLAAHAVIEFLGRICDQPRWKAARDARAAKRAAVARQS
- a CDS encoding agmatinase gives rise to the protein MAVTLKPVPSGRATFLDAPRCEDLDRLDAHLAVIGVPYGMASYTLNRSAICSTAPQTIREQSLRYAASYRTHYDFDFDGDLLAGRQVKIVDCGDVPDLLGRFDESQRVATAAIATIVSQGAIPLVLGGEHSIPIPVLRGYQGHGPIFVAHVDAHLDWRDDIEGIREGLSSPLRRASEMPWVKGMAQIGLRGFGSARKAEVDAARAYGSILVGAEELHRVGIEEVLKRIPDGERYYLTIDADGLDPTIAPGVAGPAPGGVTYYEVTNLIKGLARKGRVVGYDFVEVVPSLDVGNMTSLLAARLILNLIGALAHAGQIG
- a CDS encoding agmatinase family protein, which translates into the protein MEGDGSVRGRPGAATFLAAPLVGLDQVRPGTVVIGGAPHDSTHTSRFGTRMGPRGIREGSLAFARKLANAPDDGLVEVATGARLRPHRDSRLVDVGDFNVYPSDVTRTTEGIAGGVYEVVRRGGFSVCLGGDHYVGYPSCLGYCRAVQEVRPRARVGYIHIDGHLDFGDEVAAWGKYNHGTNARRISEIEIVSPANMVWIGIQGWVSEEQVRTIERNGARVFTALDVHARGPAEVARQAGERASAGCEYIYLSVDIDFIDTGFFPATGSVVNDAITPGMLLEILRVLSRYPVGAMDFVEVSPRIDPTGRSVIMSTELLLGMLGPRLFQVEL
- a CDS encoding arginase family protein; this translates as MPIRKGPLVRTAGILTFARAPRGSIDRLEAGAVAIVGVPYETATPAKRGPLLAPRAYRESSIYYWGHTNAGGGALIEIDSRERVDPKVVHGKLRDLGDLSLSHVDWAETERLLRDACRRIVGQRAVPVFLGGDHFISYPLVLGYRDAVVAAGGRGVGYIQLSSRLDLGDEDPVYGRVWRGATVRRILDAGAVQPRNLVWIGTNGYVRLPEWELARTLDARLFTPDDVRRRGIEAVAAEAVEIAGRSCDGIYVSVDMDVVDGGYVAMTGIPQFDGLRNDDVWKAMDVFARAPVGALDLCGLNPLVEVMSLGKTGQRFGAHLVLRFAYPKIFAAGHGG